A section of the Ornithinimicrobium sufpigmenti genome encodes:
- a CDS encoding Ppx/GppA phosphatase family protein — protein sequence MRLGVIDVGSNTVHLLVVDAYHPGAHPMPDYSHSTVLRLAEHMTPGGDISAEGAQLLSRFVGECVEVAEERGVKQLMGFATSAIRDAGNTEDVLAQVKASSGVDLDVLEGDAEARVTFLAARRWFGWSAGRLLLIDIGGGSLELAAGLDEDPDVALSVPLGAGRLTRELSKDPPGAGELKVLRKRVRSEIASLQPRLARVGEPQLAVGTSKTIRSLARACGAAPRAEGPYVPRTLALADLTELVQKLALMPAAKRANLPGVSAARAPQLLAGAVVVEASMDLLGLDTLTVCPWALREGLILRFLDSLTGRDDSTNGYRA from the coding sequence ATGCGCCTAGGTGTCATCGACGTGGGTTCGAACACGGTGCACCTGCTGGTCGTGGATGCCTACCACCCGGGTGCGCACCCGATGCCGGACTACTCCCACAGCACCGTGCTGCGGCTGGCCGAGCACATGACCCCAGGCGGCGACATCTCCGCCGAGGGGGCGCAGCTGCTCTCCCGCTTCGTGGGCGAGTGCGTCGAGGTCGCCGAGGAGCGCGGGGTCAAGCAGCTCATGGGCTTCGCGACCAGCGCGATCCGCGACGCAGGGAACACCGAGGACGTGCTGGCCCAGGTCAAGGCCTCCTCAGGAGTGGACCTCGACGTGCTGGAGGGTGACGCCGAGGCGCGGGTCACCTTCCTGGCGGCACGGCGCTGGTTCGGCTGGTCGGCGGGCCGGCTGCTGCTCATCGACATCGGCGGGGGCTCCCTGGAGCTGGCTGCCGGGCTCGACGAGGATCCGGACGTCGCCCTGTCGGTTCCCCTCGGCGCAGGCCGGCTGACCCGCGAGCTGAGCAAGGACCCACCCGGAGCCGGCGAGCTCAAGGTGCTGCGCAAGCGGGTCCGCTCCGAGATCGCCAGCCTCCAGCCCCGGCTGGCCCGGGTGGGCGAGCCGCAGCTGGCCGTCGGTACCAGCAAGACGATCCGCTCCCTGGCCCGGGCCTGTGGTGCGGCACCGCGGGCCGAGGGCCCCTACGTGCCCCGGACCCTGGCCCTGGCCGACCTCACCGAGCTGGTCCAGAAGCTGGCCCTGATGCCGGCGGCCAAGCGCGCGAACCTGCCCGGGGTCTCTGCCGCCCGCGCCCCGCAGCTGCTCGCCGGCGCGGTCGTCGTCGAGGCGTCCATGGACCTGCTCGGGCTGGACACGCTCACGGTCTGCCCCTGGGCCCTGCGGGAAGGTCTGATCCTGCGTTTCCTGGACTCCCTCACCGGCCGTGACGACTCCACGAACGGGTACCGGGCATGA
- a CDS encoding sugar phosphate isomerase/epimerase family protein: MNHIPVHLSTSSVYPENAAYAFDLAQRLGYDGVEIMVWTDPVTQEAGALNALAELHELAIGAIHAPTLLLAQRLWGWEPWGKIERALDLAAEVGAQCVVAHPPFRWQRGYAEGFVEGVAEREERWGVPIAVENMFPWRTGASAMQAYLPGPDPRPYPYEHVTLDISHAATAGTDALELARDLGPRIRHVHLGDSFGSFKDEHLVPGRGGQRCQEVLEFLVDQDFTGIVSLEVGTRRMSSPSREEALAESLAFAREHLGQHDLPGARRHTS; this comes from the coding sequence ATGAACCACATCCCCGTGCACCTGTCGACCTCCTCGGTCTACCCCGAGAACGCCGCCTACGCCTTCGACCTGGCCCAGCGCCTGGGCTACGACGGCGTGGAGATCATGGTCTGGACCGATCCGGTCACCCAGGAGGCCGGCGCGCTCAACGCCCTGGCCGAGCTGCACGAGCTGGCGATCGGGGCCATCCACGCGCCCACCCTGCTCCTCGCCCAGCGGCTCTGGGGCTGGGAGCCGTGGGGCAAGATCGAACGCGCCCTGGACCTGGCGGCCGAGGTCGGCGCCCAGTGCGTCGTGGCCCATCCTCCCTTCCGGTGGCAGCGGGGGTATGCCGAGGGGTTCGTCGAGGGGGTGGCAGAGCGGGAGGAGCGCTGGGGCGTCCCGATCGCGGTGGAGAACATGTTCCCCTGGCGTACCGGGGCCTCGGCGATGCAGGCCTACCTGCCCGGGCCCGACCCGCGCCCCTATCCCTACGAGCACGTCACGCTGGACATCAGCCACGCCGCGACCGCCGGCACCGACGCCCTGGAGCTCGCCCGGGACCTGGGACCGCGGATCCGCCACGTGCACCTCGGCGACTCCTTCGGCTCGTTCAAGGACGAGCACCTGGTGCCCGGCCGGGGCGGTCAGCGCTGTCAGGAGGTGCTGGAGTTCCTCGTCGACCAGGACTTCACCGGCATCGTCAGCCTGGAGGTCGGCACCCGCCGCATGTCCTCCCCGTCGCGGGAGGAGGCGCTCGCCGAGTCCCTCGCCTTCGCCCGCGAGCACCTGGGCCAGCACGACCTGCCCGGCGCGCGGCGGCATACCTCCTGA
- a CDS encoding proline dehydrogenase family protein, which yields MDLADLNPSAVLRQTLLGVSRNDQLRQLIQQAPVSRDVVKRFVAGEETPDAVRVAGELVETRRRVTIDYLGEDTLDPEQAASTRDAYLELLGALSDAGLTADGTVEVSLKLSALGQALGRDGHRIALDHARAVCQAAANVGTTVTVDMEDHTTTDLTLATVRELRQDWPWVGVALQSYLYRTEEDCRDLAHEGSRVRLCKGAYKEPASVAYQDSGDVDRAYVRCLKILLQGQGYPMVASHDPRLIEITSVLAAKAQRSADSFEFQMLLGIRPEEQRRLAGAGAQMRVYLPYGQDWYGYLVRRMAERPANLSFFLRGLASRG from the coding sequence ATGGACCTCGCCGATCTCAACCCCTCGGCCGTGCTGCGGCAGACCCTGCTGGGCGTGAGCCGCAACGACCAGCTCCGGCAGCTCATCCAGCAGGCGCCGGTCAGCCGGGACGTGGTCAAGCGCTTCGTCGCCGGCGAGGAGACGCCGGACGCCGTCCGCGTCGCGGGCGAGCTGGTCGAGACGCGGCGCCGGGTCACCATCGACTACCTCGGCGAGGACACCCTGGACCCGGAGCAGGCGGCCAGCACCAGGGACGCGTACCTGGAGCTGCTGGGTGCGCTCTCCGACGCCGGCCTGACCGCCGACGGGACCGTCGAGGTGAGCCTGAAGCTGTCCGCGCTGGGTCAGGCCCTGGGCCGCGACGGTCACCGCATCGCGCTGGACCACGCGCGCGCGGTCTGCCAGGCCGCCGCCAACGTCGGCACGACCGTGACCGTCGACATGGAGGACCACACCACGACCGACCTCACCCTGGCCACGGTGCGGGAGCTGCGCCAGGACTGGCCGTGGGTGGGGGTGGCCCTGCAGAGCTACCTCTACCGGACCGAGGAGGACTGCCGCGACCTCGCCCACGAGGGTTCGCGGGTGCGCCTGTGCAAGGGCGCCTACAAGGAGCCGGCGAGCGTGGCCTACCAGGACTCCGGCGATGTCGACCGGGCCTACGTGCGGTGCCTGAAGATCCTGCTGCAGGGTCAGGGCTACCCGATGGTGGCCAGCCACGACCCGCGGCTGATCGAGATCACCAGCGTGCTGGCGGCCAAGGCCCAGCGCTCCGCGGACAGCTTCGAGTTCCAGATGCTCCTCGGCATCCGACCGGAGGAGCAGCGGCGCCTCGCGGGTGCCGGCGCCCAGATGCGCGTCTACCTGCCCTACGGCCAGGACTGGTACGGGTACCTCGTCCGGCGGATGGCCGAGCGCCCCGCCAACCTGAGCTTCTTCCTGCGCGGCCTGGCGAGCCGGGGATGA
- the proC gene encoding pyrroline-5-carboxylate reductase, with product MTIAVLGAGVMGGTLVAALVRSGHRPSDIIVADKSAERAAQVALPHGARHDSAEEAVAAAQTVVLAVKPQDMSALIDQIRDQMRPETLVVSIAAGISTAFLEARLAEGTSVVRVMPNTPALVDQGMSALSPGRHCTPEHLAQARALLEHVGRVIVLDEGHQDAVTAISGSGPAYIFYVVEAMIEAGVLLGLPRDTATELVVQTLYGAATMIRETGHHPTVLREQVSSPGGTSVAALRALEDHKVRAAFLTAMEAAAVRSRELSPRPE from the coding sequence ATGACGATCGCCGTCCTGGGCGCGGGGGTGATGGGCGGGACGTTGGTCGCCGCACTGGTCCGCTCCGGCCACCGGCCCTCCGACATCATCGTCGCCGACAAGTCCGCCGAACGGGCCGCGCAGGTGGCGCTGCCCCACGGTGCCCGGCACGACAGCGCCGAGGAGGCCGTGGCCGCGGCGCAGACCGTCGTGCTGGCCGTCAAGCCGCAGGACATGTCGGCGCTCATCGACCAGATCCGTGATCAGATGCGGCCGGAGACCCTCGTCGTGTCGATCGCCGCCGGGATCAGCACGGCGTTCCTGGAGGCCCGGCTGGCCGAGGGCACCTCGGTCGTGCGGGTGATGCCGAACACCCCGGCCCTGGTGGACCAGGGCATGTCCGCGCTCAGCCCGGGACGGCACTGCACGCCCGAGCACCTGGCTCAGGCCAGGGCCCTGCTGGAGCACGTGGGCCGCGTGATCGTGCTCGACGAGGGCCACCAGGACGCGGTCACCGCCATCAGCGGCAGCGGACCGGCCTACATCTTCTACGTGGTCGAGGCGATGATCGAGGCAGGGGTCCTGCTGGGGCTGCCCCGGGACACCGCGACAGAGCTCGTCGTCCAGACGTTGTATGGTGCCGCCACGATGATCCGCGAGACGGGGCACCACCCCACGGTGCTCCGTGAGCAGGTCTCCAGCCCCGGCGGCACCAGCGTTGCTGCGCTCCGGGCGCTCGAGGATCACAAGGTCAGGGCAGCCTTCCTCACCGCGATGGAGGCGGCCGCGGTCCGGTCCCGGGAGCTTTCTCCTCGGCCCGAGTGA
- a CDS encoding GNAT family N-acetyltransferase — MSEIHVRVLDEDEWQTYKSVRLRALRESPEAFVASAEEEESLEDAVWQERLARSQRLLAEENGDVIGVASVGGVHRTQSDDIGELFGLWVQADRRGSGVARRLLEHAAVVARGAGLKQLVYWVGTDNGRAVAFASSFGFRPTDDRRPMRIHGVDAEDAESEEMKMVYPLGDAAGVPTSL, encoded by the coding sequence ATGAGCGAGATTCACGTGCGCGTCCTGGACGAGGACGAGTGGCAGACCTACAAGAGTGTGCGTCTGCGGGCGTTGCGTGAGTCTCCCGAGGCCTTCGTCGCCTCCGCCGAGGAGGAAGAGAGCCTGGAGGACGCGGTCTGGCAGGAGCGGCTCGCCCGCTCCCAGCGGCTGCTCGCCGAGGAGAACGGCGACGTGATCGGCGTGGCCAGCGTCGGCGGTGTCCACCGCACCCAGTCCGACGACATCGGCGAGCTCTTCGGCCTGTGGGTCCAGGCGGACCGCCGCGGCAGCGGCGTCGCCCGGCGGCTGCTCGAGCACGCCGCCGTCGTGGCCCGCGGCGCCGGCCTGAAGCAGCTGGTCTACTGGGTCGGGACCGACAACGGCCGCGCGGTCGCCTTCGCGTCCAGCTTCGGCTTCCGTCCGACCGACGACCGCCGCCCGATGCGGATCCACGGCGTCGACGCGGAGGACGCCGAGTCCGAGGAGATGAAGATGGTCTACCCCCTCGGGGACGCGGCCGGGGTTCCCACCTCTCTGTGA
- a CDS encoding acetoin utilization protein AcuC — translation MSGSWVMWDERYTAYDFGPGHPMHPSRLDLTYRLATALGLLDHDDVEVVPVEPARVADLLTVHSPDHVTEVKKVSADPSLARGRHGVGTEDTPAFAGMHEASSYGVGGTLAACEAVWSGRTKRAVNIAGGMHHAMPEASAGFCVYNDIAVGIKRMLDLGAERVVYLDLDVHHGDGVERVFWNDPRVLTVSMHESGRALYPGTGFPGDTGGPKAQDTAVNIALPPGTGDEGWLRAYQAVVPTIVRAFNPQVVVSQHGCDCHYADPLAHLTVSMDALAVACGWVAELAEDTAEGRWVSLGGGGYELVDVVPRAWTHLIGVVTGRPVDPSAPVPQSWRDYVLEVYGREAPTLMGDRGGRPIRYGRWEDGYQPEDPVDSAIMATRRAIFPGWGLDPYFD, via the coding sequence ATGAGCGGCTCATGGGTGATGTGGGACGAGCGCTACACGGCCTACGACTTCGGACCGGGCCACCCCATGCACCCCAGCCGGCTCGATCTCACCTACCGGCTGGCCACGGCGCTGGGCCTGCTCGACCACGACGACGTCGAGGTGGTCCCCGTGGAGCCGGCCCGGGTGGCGGACCTGCTCACCGTGCACAGCCCGGACCATGTGACCGAGGTCAAGAAGGTCTCGGCCGACCCGAGCCTGGCCCGCGGCCGGCACGGCGTCGGCACCGAGGACACCCCCGCGTTCGCCGGCATGCACGAGGCCTCCTCCTACGGCGTCGGCGGCACCCTGGCGGCCTGCGAGGCCGTGTGGTCGGGGCGGACCAAGCGGGCGGTGAACATCGCCGGCGGGATGCACCACGCGATGCCCGAGGCGTCGGCGGGCTTCTGCGTCTACAACGACATCGCCGTGGGGATCAAGCGGATGCTGGACCTGGGCGCGGAGCGCGTGGTGTACCTCGACCTGGACGTGCACCACGGCGATGGCGTGGAGCGCGTCTTCTGGAACGACCCCCGGGTGCTGACCGTGTCGATGCACGAGAGCGGCCGGGCGCTCTACCCCGGGACCGGTTTCCCCGGCGACACCGGCGGCCCCAAGGCGCAGGACACGGCCGTCAACATCGCGCTGCCGCCGGGCACGGGCGACGAGGGGTGGCTGCGCGCCTACCAGGCGGTGGTCCCCACCATCGTCCGGGCCTTCAACCCGCAGGTCGTCGTCAGCCAGCACGGCTGCGACTGCCACTATGCCGACCCGCTGGCCCACCTGACCGTCTCGATGGACGCGCTGGCGGTGGCCTGCGGCTGGGTGGCCGAGCTGGCCGAGGACACCGCCGAGGGCCGCTGGGTCTCCCTGGGCGGTGGGGGGTATGAGCTGGTCGACGTCGTGCCCCGGGCCTGGACCCACCTCATCGGCGTGGTCACCGGTCGCCCCGTCGACCCCTCGGCGCCCGTGCCGCAGTCCTGGCGCGACTACGTCCTGGAGGTCTACGGCAGGGAGGCGCCGACGCTCATGGGGGACCGTGGTGGCCGGCCGATCCGCTACGGACGCTGGGAGGACGGCTACCAGCCCGAGGACCCCGTCGACTCGGCCATCATGGCCACCCGCCGCGCCATCTTCCCCGGCTGGGGACTCGACCCCTACTTCGACTGA
- a CDS encoding helix-turn-helix domain-containing protein produces the protein MADERQLAEMTFMTVAEVAAVMRVSKMTVYRLVHSGELPAVRVGRSFRVPEQAVHDYLQDSYHGTA, from the coding sequence ATGGCAGATGAGCGCCAGCTCGCTGAGATGACGTTCATGACCGTGGCCGAGGTGGCCGCCGTCATGCGCGTGTCCAAGATGACGGTGTACCGCCTGGTGCACTCCGGAGAGCTTCCCGCCGTGCGCGTGGGCCGCTCGTTCCGTGTCCCGGAGCAGGCGGTGCACGACTACCTCCAGGACTCCTACCACGGCACCGCCTGA
- a CDS encoding 30S ribosomal protein bS22 → MGSVIKKRRKRMAKKKHRKLLRKTRHQRRNKK, encoded by the coding sequence ATGGGCTCCGTGATCAAGAAGCGCCGCAAGCGCATGGCGAAGAAGAAGCACCGCAAGCTGCTGCGCAAGACGCGTCACCAGCGTCGCAACAAGAAGTGA
- a CDS encoding redox-sensing transcriptional repressor Rex, whose protein sequence is MAESTRRGVPEATVGRLPGYLQALSGLADQGRRSVSSEELAALAGVRSAQVRKDLSHLGSYGVRGVGYDVARLSEQVSAELGLSQDWPVVIVGMGNLGRALAAYGGLATRGFRVVAVADRDPAVVGTTVEGMPVCRLEDLDPLTTPVSVGVITTPGDQAQSVADQLVALGVRSILTFAPGVLTVPADVDVRAVDLGTELQILAFHQHQRSLVTAEAQTGVVS, encoded by the coding sequence ATGGCCGAGTCCACCCGACGGGGGGTGCCGGAAGCCACCGTCGGACGACTCCCGGGTTATCTCCAGGCACTCTCCGGCCTCGCCGACCAGGGGCGGCGCTCCGTCTCCAGCGAGGAGCTCGCCGCCCTCGCCGGTGTCCGCTCGGCCCAGGTGCGCAAGGACCTGTCCCACCTCGGCTCCTACGGCGTGCGTGGCGTGGGCTACGACGTCGCGCGGCTCTCGGAGCAGGTCTCGGCCGAGCTGGGGCTCTCCCAGGACTGGCCCGTCGTCATCGTCGGCATGGGCAACCTGGGTCGTGCGCTGGCCGCCTACGGCGGTCTGGCCACCCGCGGCTTCCGCGTGGTCGCCGTGGCCGACCGCGACCCGGCCGTGGTCGGCACCACGGTGGAGGGTATGCCGGTCTGCCGCCTGGAGGACCTGGACCCGCTCACCACGCCGGTCTCGGTCGGTGTCATCACGACCCCGGGGGACCAGGCCCAGTCCGTCGCCGACCAGCTGGTCGCGCTCGGGGTGCGGTCCATCCTGACCTTCGCCCCCGGGGTGCTCACCGTCCCGGCCGATGTCGACGTGCGTGCCGTCGACCTCGGCACCGAGCTGCAGATCCTGGCCTTCCACCAGCACCAGCGCTCGCTGGTGACCGCCGAGGCCCAGACGGGGGTGGTCTCGTGA
- a CDS encoding glutamyl-tRNA reductase, producing the protein MSVLVVGISHHSAPIDLLERVALDNQGADALARQVHSAGNVEEAMVLATCNRLEVVVEASTFHGAVSEIGELLCELSGLDHDQLSPHLYVHHDERAVAHLFNLACGLDSMAVGESQILGQLRAALAAAQRDARLGPALNPLLQKALRVGKRAHAETSIDEVSRSLVTLGLDQARQVLGDLTEVRTVVLGAGAMSGLAVATLVRDGITDVTVVNRTGATARRLADRHGVRAAGWPEMAARAGSADLLITTTGAVGQVLDAAALAQARLDAGRTGAPQVVLDLALPRDIDPEVGHLAGVHLWGLAELQAEAEHARPATQDATQQAQEQDALAAVRDLVTAEVAGYLTERRAARIAPTLAALRSRAAKVVDAEMARLDQRLPHLPEDERAEVRRTVQRVVDKLLHTPSVRARQLQSVDTGGVGDYGHALRELFDLDPHDIAVVSSPPPDIAVVSSAPPTDQGGAR; encoded by the coding sequence GTGAGCGTCCTGGTCGTCGGCATCTCCCACCACAGCGCTCCCATCGACCTGCTCGAGCGGGTGGCCCTCGACAACCAGGGCGCCGACGCACTGGCTCGGCAGGTGCATTCCGCCGGGAACGTCGAGGAGGCGATGGTGCTCGCCACCTGCAACCGCCTCGAGGTGGTCGTGGAGGCCAGCACCTTCCACGGTGCGGTGTCCGAGATCGGCGAGCTGCTGTGCGAGCTGAGCGGGCTGGACCACGACCAGCTGTCGCCGCACCTGTACGTGCACCACGACGAGCGCGCGGTGGCCCACCTGTTCAACCTGGCCTGCGGCCTGGACTCGATGGCGGTCGGAGAGAGCCAGATCCTGGGCCAGCTGCGCGCCGCGCTGGCCGCCGCCCAGCGGGACGCCCGCCTTGGACCGGCCCTGAACCCGCTGCTGCAGAAGGCGCTGCGGGTCGGCAAGCGGGCCCACGCCGAGACCTCCATCGACGAGGTGTCCCGCTCCCTGGTGACCCTCGGGCTAGACCAAGCCAGGCAGGTCCTGGGCGACCTGACCGAGGTCCGGACCGTCGTGCTGGGGGCCGGAGCCATGTCCGGTCTCGCCGTCGCGACCCTGGTGCGGGACGGGATCACCGATGTGACCGTCGTCAACCGCACCGGCGCCACCGCCAGGCGGCTCGCCGACCGTCACGGGGTGCGCGCGGCCGGCTGGCCGGAGATGGCGGCCCGAGCCGGTTCTGCCGACCTGCTCATCACCACGACCGGCGCGGTGGGTCAGGTGCTGGACGCGGCCGCGCTGGCCCAGGCCCGGCTGGACGCCGGCCGCACGGGTGCTCCCCAGGTCGTCCTCGACCTGGCCCTGCCCCGCGACATCGACCCCGAGGTGGGCCACCTGGCGGGCGTGCACCTGTGGGGCCTGGCCGAGCTGCAGGCCGAGGCCGAGCACGCCCGGCCCGCGACCCAGGACGCCACCCAGCAGGCCCAGGAGCAGGACGCCCTCGCCGCGGTGCGTGACCTGGTGACCGCCGAGGTCGCCGGCTACCTGACCGAGCGACGGGCTGCCCGGATCGCGCCCACCCTGGCTGCGCTGCGCTCCAGGGCCGCGAAGGTCGTCGACGCCGAGATGGCCCGCCTGGACCAGCGCCTGCCGCACCTGCCCGAGGACGAGCGCGCCGAGGTCCGGCGCACGGTCCAGCGGGTCGTGGACAAGCTGCTGCACACCCCGAGCGTCCGGGCCAGGCAGCTGCAGTCGGTCGACACCGGCGGCGTGGGCGACTACGGCCACGCCCTCCGCGAGCTGTTCGACCTCGACCCGCACGACATCGCGGTCGTCTCCTCCCCGCCGCCCGACATCGCGGTCGTCTCCTCAGCGCCGCCGACCGACCAAGGAGGTGCCCGGTGA
- the hemC gene encoding hydroxymethylbilane synthase — protein sequence MSARSLRLGTRASALATSQSEWVADRLRAAGHEVELVLVRTEGDVSRASLQEIGGTGVFASALRDSLRRREVDLAVHSLKDIPTAPEPDLTIAAVPEREDPRDVLVARDGLTLAELPAGSVIGTGSPRRAAQLALARPDLQVRDIRGNVGTRINLVHDGELDAVVLARAGLARLDRLADATDTLELGIMLPAPGQAALAVECREDDLELVTLLAQTLDHAPTRAAVTAERAVLAALEAGCTAPIAALATPADPPVPAEHPSDAAAGALSLSVFVALQDFTQRHEATGTDPVALGHEVAQQLLTEQLTSRPDPAGLEADRSRGAAARGAFEPEPDL from the coding sequence GTGAGCGCCCGGTCCCTGCGTCTCGGCACCCGCGCCAGCGCGCTGGCCACGAGCCAGTCCGAGTGGGTCGCAGACCGGCTGCGCGCGGCCGGCCACGAGGTGGAGCTGGTGCTGGTCCGCACCGAGGGCGACGTCTCCCGGGCCAGCCTGCAGGAGATCGGCGGCACCGGGGTCTTCGCCTCCGCGCTGCGGGACTCCCTGCGACGCCGGGAGGTGGACCTGGCGGTCCACTCCCTCAAGGACATCCCCACCGCGCCCGAGCCCGACCTGACGATCGCGGCGGTCCCCGAGCGCGAGGACCCCCGCGACGTGCTCGTGGCCCGTGACGGCCTCACCCTGGCCGAGCTGCCCGCGGGCTCCGTCATCGGCACCGGCTCCCCGCGCCGGGCGGCCCAGCTCGCGCTGGCCCGCCCCGACCTGCAGGTCCGGGACATCCGCGGCAACGTCGGCACGCGGATCAACCTTGTCCACGACGGTGAGCTGGACGCGGTGGTCCTGGCCCGTGCCGGCCTGGCCCGCCTGGACCGGCTGGCCGACGCCACGGACACCCTCGAGCTGGGCATCATGCTCCCCGCGCCCGGCCAGGCCGCCCTCGCGGTGGAGTGCCGGGAGGACGACCTCGAGCTCGTCACGCTCCTGGCGCAGACCCTCGACCACGCTCCCACCCGGGCCGCGGTGACCGCCGAACGCGCCGTGCTGGCCGCCCTCGAGGCCGGCTGCACCGCCCCCATCGCCGCGCTGGCGACGCCGGCCGACCCGCCCGTCCCGGCCGAGCACCCCTCGGACGCCGCCGCCGGCGCGCTGTCCCTCTCTGTCTTCGTGGCGCTGCAGGACTTCACGCAGCGCCACGAGGCGACCGGCACCGATCCGGTCGCCCTGGGCCACGAGGTGGCCCAACAGCTGTTGACCGAGCAGTTGACGTCCCGTCCCGACCCCGCCGGCCTCGAGGCCGACCGTAGCCGCGGTGCGGCTGCCCGCGGGGCCTTCGAACCGGAGCCAGATCTGTGA
- a CDS encoding uroporphyrinogen-III synthase translates to MSTEAFSIHPSHLPTHVAAARVAFVGAGPGDLGLLTVRARDYLAAADTVVLDSAELVEQLGPWTRDDADFVLTTTDSGRERTDAARVKLLVRTATRYADPSHLVVRLLEGDPVADPALTREASGCREAGIPFEIVPGVATVWSVPAYAGMPLSGTVGKGGALHLIDAEDSGTDWSRSVDDEITVVVMGCGDPLQKALTGLLEAGRDPQTPVALTEHGTTVRQQTSVLSLGETVEALATGAAACPDASIAVVGHPVELRSELSWWESRPLFGWSVLVPRTKEQSGSMTARIAAYGATSSVVPTISVEPPRTPQQMDRAIKGLVTGRYEWIGFTSVNAVKAIREKFEELGLDARAFAGLKLAAVGGVTADALREWGLEPDLVPTGEHSARGLLEVWPPYDEVLDPIDRVFLPRADIATDTLVAGLQDMGWEVDDVTAYRTVRASPPPAPVREAIKGGAFDAVCFTSSSTVRNLVGIAGKPHPNTVVACIGPATAQTAQEHGLRVDVVAGEASSVALVDALAEHARHLAEAAQAAGEPVVRPSQRKATARRSRSRR, encoded by the coding sequence GTGAGCACCGAAGCCTTCTCCATCCACCCCTCCCACCTGCCGACCCACGTGGCGGCCGCCCGCGTCGCCTTCGTCGGCGCCGGCCCCGGCGACCTCGGACTGCTCACCGTCCGGGCCCGGGACTACCTCGCGGCGGCTGACACCGTGGTGCTCGACAGCGCCGAGCTGGTCGAGCAGCTGGGTCCCTGGACCCGGGACGACGCCGACTTCGTCCTCACCACGACCGACAGCGGACGCGAGCGCACCGACGCGGCGCGCGTCAAGCTGCTCGTGCGCACCGCGACCCGGTACGCCGACCCGAGCCACCTGGTCGTCCGGCTCCTCGAGGGCGACCCGGTCGCCGACCCGGCCCTGACCCGCGAGGCGAGCGGCTGCCGCGAGGCCGGCATCCCCTTCGAGATCGTGCCGGGCGTGGCGACCGTCTGGTCGGTGCCGGCCTACGCCGGGATGCCCCTGTCCGGCACCGTCGGCAAGGGCGGCGCTCTGCACCTCATCGACGCCGAGGACTCGGGCACCGACTGGAGCCGTTCGGTCGACGACGAGATCACCGTGGTGGTCATGGGCTGCGGTGACCCGCTGCAGAAGGCCTTGACCGGCCTGCTCGAGGCCGGCCGGGACCCGCAGACCCCGGTCGCGCTCACCGAGCACGGCACCACCGTGCGCCAGCAGACGAGCGTGCTGTCCCTGGGCGAGACCGTCGAGGCCCTGGCGACGGGTGCCGCCGCCTGTCCCGACGCCTCGATCGCCGTCGTCGGGCACCCGGTGGAGCTGCGCTCCGAGCTGTCCTGGTGGGAGAGCCGGCCGTTGTTCGGCTGGTCGGTGCTGGTGCCCCGCACCAAGGAGCAGTCCGGCTCGATGACCGCCCGCATCGCGGCCTACGGCGCCACGTCCTCCGTCGTGCCGACGATCAGCGTCGAGCCGCCCCGCACCCCGCAGCAGATGGACCGCGCGATCAAGGGTCTCGTCACCGGCCGCTACGAGTGGATCGGCTTCACCTCCGTCAACGCGGTGAAGGCCATCCGGGAGAAGTTCGAGGAGCTGGGCCTGGACGCCCGGGCCTTCGCCGGGCTCAAGCTGGCAGCCGTCGGCGGCGTCACCGCCGACGCCCTGCGCGAGTGGGGCCTGGAGCCCGACCTGGTGCCCACCGGCGAGCACTCCGCCCGCGGCCTGCTCGAGGTCTGGCCGCCCTACGACGAGGTGCTGGACCCGATCGACCGGGTCTTCCTGCCCCGCGCGGACATCGCCACCGACACCCTCGTCGCGGGCCTGCAGGACATGGGCTGGGAGGTGGACGACGTGACGGCATACCGGACCGTGCGTGCCTCCCCGCCCCCGGCCCCGGTCCGGGAGGCGATCAAGGGCGGTGCCTTCGACGCCGTCTGCTTCACCTCCTCCTCGACCGTGCGCAACCTGGTCGGGATCGCCGGCAAGCCGCACCCCAACACCGTCGTGGCCTGCATCGGTCCGGCTACCGCGCAGACCGCGCAGGAGCACGGGCTGCGGGTCGACGTGGTGGCGGGCGAGGCCAGCTCGGTGGCGCTGGTGGACGCCCTGGCCGAGCACGCCCGGCACCTGGCCGAGGCGGCTCAGGCCGCCGGCGAGCCGGTCGTACGGCCCAGCCAGCGCAAGGCCACCGCCCGGCGCTCGCGGTCCCGCCGGTGA